From the genome of Brevinematales bacterium:
TCGCGGATGACCTCGTGGAGTTCCTGCCTGTCGCCGCCGTGCTTGACCGCCTCCATCAGGATATTCTCGGTCGCGTAGAACGGCAGGTTGTCGACCATCTCGGTACGGATGACCTCGGGATAAACCTTCATCCCTTCGACCGTCTTAGTATAGACTATCAGGATAGAGTCCGCGAGAAGGAAGGCCTCAGGGATCAGCATCCTGCGGTTCGCTGAATCGTCCAGCGTCCGTTCGAGGAACTGGAACGCGAACGTGTATGCGGAGTTGTCCAGCAGGCTGATAAGGTATCTCGCGAGCGACGACATCCGTTCCGCGAGAATCGGGTTGCGCTTATAGGGCATCGCCGACGAGCCCACCTGCTTCTCGGAGAACGGTTCCTCGACCTGCCAGCTATGCTGGAGGATACGGATATCGTTCGCGGCGCGGTGCGCCGATTGTCCTATCGACGAAAGCACCGACAGTATCTGGAAATCGACCTTACGGGTGAGGGTCTGCCCGCTGACCGGCACGCTTTCCCGAAAGCCAAGCTTCCGCGCGATAGTCCGGTCGAGATCCCGCACCTTCGCTTCGTCTCCCTCGAACAGTTTCATAAAGCTCGCCTGCGTCCCGGTCGTCCCCTTCGCGCCCCGCGTAATCAGGCCGTCCAGACGGTATTCCAAATCCTTATAATCGAGATAGAGGTCGTAAAGCCAGAGACTGATCCGTTTTCCGAGCGACGTGGGCTGCGCGGGCTGGAGGTGGGTGTACCCGAGTACCGGCAAATCCTTGTATTGATCGGCTTTATCCCGCAGGACTGCCATGAGCGAAAGGAGCCGCCGCTTGATCAGCAGCAACGCCTCGCGGGTCATCATCATCTCCGCGTTATCGGTGACAAACGCCGAGGTCGCGCCGAGATGGATAATCCCCGCCGCCCCGGGAGCAGCCTCGCCGTACGCGCGGATATGACTCATCACGTCATGGTGAATCTCCCGTTCTATCTCCGACGCGCGCTCGAGGTTGAGCTCGCCCCGCTTCGCCTTCAGCTCCGCGACCTGGTCCGCGGTCACCGGAAGCCCCATCTCATATTCGGTCTCCGCAAGCGCGATCCATACGTCCCGCCATGTCTGATAACGGTGTTCCTCGGAGAAAATGTCGAGCATTTCCTTCGACGCGTACCGGGTCTCGAGCGGATTTTTATAGACACTCATTCCTTGGTCTCCTTAGTTTCATAAGTATTGATAAAGAAGCGCCGCAGCGCTTTTTTCAGCTCCGCGTCCTGAATGATACTCAGGTTATCGTCGATCTCCCGGATCACTTCCGGCGGCGGCGCGGGTATCGCTTTACGCGGTTTCACCTTGGGCTTCTCGGGCAGTATCACCTTGCCGTTACGGAAACGGATTTTATCGGCGTACATCCTGAGGCTTGGGATACTTTTTTTCAGTCCCGCGAATATCTCGTCCTTGAGGAGCGTCAACTCGTTGATCCATATCGGGTCGTCCACATTGATCAGCAGCGTCTTGAAGTCGATATCGTCGGGATACGCGTGCGCAGCGATCTGATCCCCGGCGACATTCCCCCAGCACTCGCGGATACGCCCGAGGATTTTCTGCTTCTCGGGAACGAAGTCCTTCAGGAACTCGCCGATATGACGGGATATCGGTAACGGGCTTGCGTACCGCTTCCGGTATATTTGATCTCTATCCTTCATTTTCGTCTCCGTAAAATTATAAGGGAAAAATACATTCATCGCAAGTGCTGCGTATGCTGCGCACGCTATTCCCATTACATAAAGGGTCGATTTGCTTATAATCCAGCCTGCGACCCGAATATTAACGCATATAAAGAATAATAAAATAGATTGCTTCGGCTATGGTTCGGCAAGCTCACCATGACGCCTCGGCTGTCTACCTTCGTAGAAGGCAGGCAAGGACAAAAAATACCTCGTCATCAAGTACCCTGCGCACGCTATTCCCATTACATAAAGGATCGATTTGCTTATAATCCAGCCTGCGACCGGAATACTACCGCATATAAAAGAATCCGCGTGTTGACAAACCTTTTTTGTCATTGCGAGGCCTGAGCCGAAGCAATCTATTTTAATACCATATAAGGAATAAAATCGAGTGCTTCACCCCGCGCATCAGAAAATATTGCAGCGCAGGGTATGCAGTGACAAGAAAATAGTTATTTTACATGTTCGTCAACAAATCCCCTGCGCACGCTATTCCCATTACATAAAGGGTCGATTTGCTTATAATCCAGCCTGCGACCCGAATATTAACGCATATAACAGAATACACGCATCCTGCACTTGTATTTGTATAAAAAAAGGCTTAACCGGATAGAAAGAGTTCCGATATATATATCAGGGCAGAATCCCAATTCAGGAGGAAGTAATACCATGATGCGAGCACTTTGGACGGCGGCTTCGGGAATGATGGGCGAGCAGTTTCATATCGATACTATCGCGAACAACCTTGCTAACATAAACACCACGGGCTTCAAAAAAGCGCGCGCGGAGTTCGAGGACCTCCTCTATCAGACACAGCGTCTGGCGGGGACTCCCTCATCCGAACTCACCCAGTATCCGGTGGGAATCCAGACCGGTCTCGGCGTACGTCCGGCGGCGACCCAGAAATTCTACACACAGGGGCAATTACAGCAGACCGGGAATAACAAAGACCTCGCTATCGAGAACGAGGGTTTCTTCGGCATCACTTTACCCGACGGGAGTACCGCTTATTCGCGCGACGGATCGTTCAAGATCGACTCCAACAAGGAACTGGTGACTTCTCAGGGATACCGTCTGGTTCCCCCGAT
Proteins encoded in this window:
- a CDS encoding adenylosuccinate lyase, encoding MSVYKNPLETRYASKEMLDIFSEEHRYQTWRDVWIALAETEYEMGLPVTADQVAELKAKRGELNLERASEIEREIHHDVMSHIRAYGEAAPGAAGIIHLGATSAFVTDNAEMMMTREALLLIKRRLLSLMAVLRDKADQYKDLPVLGYTHLQPAQPTSLGKRISLWLYDLYLDYKDLEYRLDGLITRGAKGTTGTQASFMKLFEGDEAKVRDLDRTIARKLGFRESVPVSGQTLTRKVDFQILSVLSSIGQSAHRAANDIRILQHSWQVEEPFSEKQVGSSAMPYKRNPILAERMSSLARYLISLLDNSAYTFAFQFLERTLDDSANRRMLIPEAFLLADSILIVYTKTVEGMKVYPEVIRTEMVDNLPFYATENILMEAVKHGGDRQELHEVIREFAMRKVDAVRAGKDFDMLGEMRSSGKFPIPDGEWAKIGDLSAYIGRAPGQVREFLSETIDPLLAREKDFIGIKSDIRV
- a CDS encoding DUF721 domain-containing protein; this translates as MKDRDQIYRKRYASPLPISRHIGEFLKDFVPEKQKILGRIRECWGNVAGDQIAAHAYPDDIDFKTLLINVDDPIWINELTLLKDEIFAGLKKSIPSLRMYADKIRFRNGKVILPEKPKVKPRKAIPAPPPEVIREIDDNLSIIQDAELKKALRRFFINTYETKETKE
- the flgG gene encoding flagellar basal-body rod protein FlgG — encoded protein: MMRALWTAASGMMGEQFHIDTIANNLANINTTGFKKARAEFEDLLYQTQRLAGTPSSELTQYPVGIQTGLGVRPAATQKFYTQGQLQQTGNNKDLAIENEGFFGITLPDGSTAYSRDGSFKIDSNKELVTSQGYRLVPPIVLPDDFLDNSLTISPDGLITVKIPSQDDPVEVGQIYLYRFINPAGLTNIGENFVKESPASGPAYQGVPDTQGYGRVLQGFLEMSNVNAVQEMVDMIVAQRAYEFNSKSIQTADSMLATANGLKR